From the genome of Thermoplasmata archaeon:
TACGGGATGATCAAGCTCGTGTCGTACTTGGCGGGAATTCCCTCTCCCTAAGGCTTCCGGAACCGATCGAAGACGCCCCGGGGGCCGTCATTCTCGGCTCGGAGCCCGCCCAGCTGCTCCAACAACCGACGCTCCTCGGCGGTCAACCGGGTCGGCGTGACGACGATCACGCGCACGAGCTCATCGCCCCGGCCGCGCCCCTGGAACGCCGGGAGCCCCTTCCCCCGCAACCGGAGCAAGGTGTGGCTCTGGATCCCCCCGGGGACCTGCAGGCGACTCCGCCCGTCAAGCGTCGGGACCTCGACCTCCGTGCCGAGCGCGGCTTGGGTGATGGAGATCGGCAGGTCGATGAGCACGTCATCCCCGTCCCGGACGAACCGTTCGTGCGGGGCGACGCGGATGCCGACGTACAGGTCCCCCGGCGGCGCGCCCGCCTCGCCGGCGAGGCCGCGTCCCGGCACGCGGAGGCGGACCCCGTCCGGCACCCCGGGCGGGATGTCGACCGCGATCGTCCGGTCTTCCTCGACGCGGCCGGCGCCGTGGCACCGGTCGCACGGGGCCTCCGGCCATTGCCCTCGACCATTGCATTTCGGGCACGTCGTGATCGTGATGAACTGGCTGTGGCCGCGCCGCTGGGCGCTGCTCACCTGCCCACGACCCGCGCAGGTCGGGCACGTGACAAGCCGCTCGCCTTCCGCGCCGGTCCCCCGGCACGCCGGGCAGGTCATCGGATACCGGACCGTGATCTCCTTGCGGCCGCCGCGGGCGACGTCCTCGAGGGTCAGCTCGACCTCGACCTGGGTGTCGAGGCCCGCCGCGGGCCCGCGCCGGCGGCCGACGACGCCCCCGCCGAAGAACTGCTCGAAGAGAGAGCCGCCCAGCCCGCCCGACCGGCCGAAGAACGACTCGAAGAAGTCCCGGCCGAAGATGTCTTCGATGTCCGACGCGTGCGTGAAGCGGGACCAGTCGAAGCCTTGGCCGCCCCACACTTGCTGCTTCAGGCCCTCGGCGCCGAACTGGTCGTAGATCCGCCGCTTGTCATCGTCGATGAGCGCCTCGTACGCCTCGGAGACCTGCTTGAACTTCTCTTCCGCCGCCTTCGGGTCGTCCTTGTTCAGGTCCGGGTGGTACTTCTTCGCGAGCCGGCGGTACGCGCGCTTGATGTCGTCCTTCGACGCCCCTCGCGGGACGCCGAGGACCTCGTAGTAGTCAAGGTCGGTCATCCGGCGCCCATCCCGCCCCAGAGCCTCCGCTCACCTCTTGTCGACGTCCTCGAAGTCCGCGTCCACGACCCCCGAGTCGGACGGCTCGCTGGCATCGCCGGCGCCCGGCGGGGGCGCAGCGGCGGG
Proteins encoded in this window:
- the dnaJ gene encoding molecular chaperone DnaJ produces the protein MTDLDYYEVLGVPRGASKDDIKRAYRRLAKKYHPDLNKDDPKAAEEKFKQVSEAYEALIDDDKRRIYDQFGAEGLKQQVWGGQGFDWSRFTHASDIEDIFGRDFFESFFGRSGGLGGSLFEQFFGGGVVGRRRGPAAGLDTQVEVELTLEDVARGGRKEITVRYPMTCPACRGTGAEGERLVTCPTCAGRGQVSSAQRRGHSQFITITTCPKCNGRGQWPEAPCDRCHGAGRVEEDRTIAVDIPPGVPDGVRLRVPGRGLAGEAGAPPGDLYVGIRVAPHERFVRDGDDVLIDLPISITQAALGTEVEVPTLDGRSRLQVPGGIQSHTLLRLRGKGLPAFQGRGRGDELVRVIVVTPTRLTAEERRLLEQLGGLRAENDGPRGVFDRFRKP